The Nitrososphaerales archaeon DNA window GAGGTCGAAATACAACAGTTTGTTGAGCAATCTAGGTTTCTGACCTACAATTATCTTCACTGCCTCCGATACCTCAGCCCCAGCAATCACTGAGAGCACCGATGGATGTATCCCTTCTGTGCTACACGTTGGCATATCATCATCCGCCAAGCTTGGAAATATACAACGCAGGCATGCAGTCTCATCGGGAATGATGGTACAGGCTGATCCTAACAATCCGATTGCACCACCGTATACATATGGAATCTTCAATCGTAAACATGCATCGTTAAGGGCATACCTTGCCATTACGCTATCCAAACCATCTATGACAACATCGCAGCCTTCAACTATCTTGGGAGCTGTATAATCGTTGACGGAAATTGGTAGTGGCTCGATATCAATATTCGGATTCATAGCCTTTAGCTTCCTAGCAGCCACCTCCACCTTCACTTGACCTATATCCGAATCGTTGTATAACGTCTGTCTGTGCAAGTTTGATAATTCTACGACGTCCCTGTCTATTATCCTCAAATGACCTATGCCCATTGCCGTCAGCTGGGATACTATAGGAGTTCCTAAACCACCTACGCCTACCACGCATACCTTAGCATCGCGTAACTTCAACTGCCCATCATAACCAATCCCCTCAAGCATTATTTGTCGCGAATATCTTTCAAGTTCATGATCGTTGAAATCCGATCCGCCTGCAACGGCAGGAAGTATAACTATCTGATCGCCGTCTTTAAGTGCTGTTGTCATACCTCCAGTAAAACGCATGTTCTTACCATTAACATAAATGTTAATCAACGATCTGGGCTTGCCGTTTGAGTCAAGAACTCGCCTTGCAAATTCTTCTCCAAACATGGATGTTACGGAACTAAAAGCGTCTTGCAGTGTACTTGCATCTACACTAATCTTCTTTTGTCCCTCCCCTTTGTTCAAGACTGATGGGACGATAAATTCAACCTTTGCCATTTCCTCACCTTACCATTGCTGATATCTGCGCTATATCAGGCTTAACAATCTTTGGTTTTGGTATCACATCAATTATAGCTTCAGTTGCTTTCAGACCGTTACCAGTTATGTAGCATATTACTGACTCGTCCCTTTCTATCTTTCCATCTTCTACAAGTTTCTTTAACGCAGCTATTGCAACACCGCCGGCCGGTTCCGTAAATATACCTTCAGTTCTTGCCAACAACAAAATAGCATTTATTATATCTTGATCATTAGGATCCTCTGCAAAACCATGATACTGTCTTATTTTTCTT harbors:
- a CDS encoding ThiF family adenylyltransferase codes for the protein MAKVEFIVPSVLNKGEGQKKISVDASTLQDAFSSVTSMFGEEFARRVLDSNGKPRSLINIYVNGKNMRFTGGMTTALKDGDQIVILPAVAGGSDFNDHELERYSRQIMLEGIGYDGQLKLRDAKVCVVGVGGLGTPIVSQLTAMGIGHLRIIDRDVVELSNLHRQTLYNDSDIGQVKVEVAARKLKAMNPNIDIEPLPISVNDYTAPKIVEGCDVVIDGLDSVMARYALNDACLRLKIPYVYGGAIGLLGSACTIIPDETACLRCIFPSLADDDMPTCSTEGIHPSVLSVIAGAEVSEAVKIIVGQKPRLLNKLLYFDLADLTFNIIDIRRNEGCVSCGNGKHETQTVTDKILIEELCGRERGKRTYSITPADVLDLDMNNVLVKAATRGFNIESKGVMGATLQNGRISVSLLKSGAVVIVGAKDENDALNIYKEFVSV